The following coding sequences lie in one Arachis stenosperma cultivar V10309 chromosome 5, arast.V10309.gnm1.PFL2, whole genome shotgun sequence genomic window:
- the LOC130980321 gene encoding uncharacterized protein LOC130980321, whose protein sequence is MAEAHAKGDALRVIKAAGEMSRPMRLPIPNGLLPKDSNHLYITVADGSNHSYKIACTPNGWKEITLGRGWQRFYHEYKLNPSNILLFKHKGRDDFSVRIFQSPGVERTYDTSGDDSGDETPPQTPRKRTSPTEAPRRRMGCINVPRSSAAAEVEQTFQSEHPFFIMHITKRLLGIHFLPNVPHFGDDVNDDALVNLRAGEISVQAVYGRYVGKRRRNCGSISQGWGDFLRKCNITVPKLAVFEISRTQPEVELLVQFVDFE, encoded by the exons ATGGCAGAAGCTCACGCCAAAGGTGACGCCCTTAGGGTTATCAAAGCGGCCGGAGAGATGTCGCGGCCGATG CGTCTGCCTATACCGAATGGGCTCCTCCCCAAAGATAGCAACCATCTGTACATTACGGTCGCCGATGGGTCAAACCATTCTTACAAGATTGCATGCACCCCCAATGGGTGGAAAGAGATCACTCTCGGCAGGGGATGGCAGAGGTTCTATCATGAATACAAGCTAAATCCATCTAACATTCTGCTGTTCAAGCACAAGGGCAGAGACGACTTCAGCGTTCGCATCTTTCAGTCGCCGGGTGTGGAAAGGACGTATGATACGTCGGGTGATGACTCCGGCGACGAAACACCCCCCCAGACGCCCAGGAAACGCACAAGCCCTACTGAAGCGCCCCGGCGTCGAATGGGATGTATCAATGTCCCCAGGAGCTCCGCTGCAGCTGAGGTGGAGCAGACTTTTCAGTCGGAGCACCCCTTTTTCATCATGCACATCACAAAAAGGCTATTGGGCATCCACTTCCTG CCAAATGTGCCGCACTTTGGAGACGACGTCAACGATGATGCCCTTGTAAATCTGAGAGCGGGGGAGATCTCCGTCCAGGCAGTCTACGGAAGATACGTTGGCAAAAGAAGGCGCAATTGTGGCAGCATTAGTCAAGGGTGGGGGGATTTCTTGAGGAAGTGCAACATAACTGTACCCAAGCTGGCCGTGTTTGAGATCTCCCGTACCCAACCAGAGGTGGAGCTGTTGGTCCAATTTGTTGATTTTGAATGA
- the LOC130980322 gene encoding uncharacterized protein LOC130980322: protein MTVDCCSNIAFIPNDIWEEIAIKVATDSIQSLCSLRMSCKAAHDAGQADIVHRSVSIPPPHATPWWWCLNPEAKTFFDRCMAAGNPELLFREALRELFIRRNENVGIQMLNRASSRGHAAAKYALSMMLMLRTDCNVEKQKGLELYRELDAAGLLAGSNARCFSILTQSWPGEVHMPRIEEQHTVCASPTCSTRGHMPLLYDYRRRAAERNSVHAFGRAAHIPCIQCRADYDLQAFVNLP, encoded by the coding sequence ATGACAGTAGACTGTTGTTCAAATATCGCTTTCATTCCGAATGACATATGGGAAGAAATAGCCATTAAAGTTGCGACAGACTCCATCCAATCCCTGTGCAGTCTCAGAATGAGCTGTAAGGCTGCACACGATGCGGGACAGGCCGATATCGTTCACCGGAGTGTTTCCATACCACCCCCGCATGCTACGCCCTGGTGGTGGTGCCTCAACCCGGAGGCAAAGACATTCTTTGATCGCTGCATGGCAGCTGGCAACCCAGAGCTTCTGTTTCGGGAGGCACTGCGGGAACTCTTCATCAGACGCAACGAAAACGTTGGCATCCAGATGCTGAACAGAGCATCAAGTAGAGGACATGCAGCAGCCAAATACGCACTGAGCATGATGTTGATGCTTCGCACGGACTGCAAcgtagaaaaacaaaaagggCTGGAACTGTATCGGGAGCTTGATGCGGCTGGTTTACTCGCTGGCAGTAACGCGAGGTGCTTTTCAATTCTGACACAATCGTGGCCAGGTGAGGTCCATATGCCCCGTATAGAAGAACAACACACTGTCTGTGCCTCACCTACGTGCTCCACCAGGGGCCACATGCCTCTTCTCTACGATTATCGCAGACGTGCGGCAGAGCGAAACTCCGTCCATGCTTTCGGCAGGGCCGCTCATATCCCCTGCATCCAATGTCGCGCAGACTACGACCTGCAAGCCTTCGTCAATCTCCCATGA